The Candidatus Koribacter versatilis Ellin345 genome has a segment encoding these proteins:
- the rpsP gene encoding 30S ribosomal protein S16 — MLMIRLSRRGARKQPHYRIVVIEKDRARDGRSVEVVGTYNPRTNPGSIELKRERVEYWVSKGAQMSDRVKKLWDKTPAAPASVA; from the coding sequence GTGTTGATGATTCGTCTCTCGCGCCGTGGCGCGCGTAAGCAACCCCATTACCGCATTGTCGTTATCGAGAAGGACCGCGCCCGCGATGGCCGCTCCGTTGAGGTGGTTGGCACCTACAACCCGCGCACGAACCCCGGTTCCATCGAACTGAAGCGTGAGCGCGTGGAATACTGGGTCAGCAAAGGCGCCCAGATGAGCGATCGCGTGAAGAAGCTGTGGGACAAAACTCCTGCCGCTCCGGCCAGCGTAGCGTAA
- a CDS encoding KH domain-containing protein codes for MTTAAKGDPKVLIEYLAKALVESQGEVFVDVEQEGETTYVNLEVAESDMGRIIGRQGRTAKSLRAILNAAGVRHKTHYELDILD; via the coding sequence GTGACAACTGCTGCCAAAGGTGATCCCAAGGTTCTGATCGAGTACCTTGCCAAGGCGCTCGTTGAATCCCAGGGCGAAGTTTTCGTAGACGTCGAGCAGGAAGGCGAAACGACCTATGTGAACCTCGAGGTCGCCGAAAGCGACATGGGGCGCATCATCGGCCGCCAGGGACGCACGGCCAAGTCGCTGCGCGCGATCTTGAATGCCGCCGGTGTGCGGCACAAGACGCATTATGAGCTCGACATCCTCGACTAA